A region from the Acyrthosiphon pisum isolate AL4f chromosome A1, pea_aphid_22Mar2018_4r6ur, whole genome shotgun sequence genome encodes:
- the LOC100159562 gene encoding galactosylgalactosylxylosylprotein 3-beta-glucuronosyltransferase I isoform X1 codes for MSNYNSNYKFLDMFNKKKLVFYFGFFTLLIFWFIGIRSRDASQYQILKQALEHTKEELKIKSINYNILKERFESICDKWQPNIPVIYAITPTYKRPVQKAELTRLSNTFRLVNNFHWIIVEDSEMKTSLVANLLYKSNLNYTHLAIGTPAEWKRKLKEPKWKKPRGVKQRNKALEWLRSNRANKNDEGIIFFADDDNTYSVDLFNEMRTIKGVGVWPVGLVGGLLVEKPLINSKGKVIGWNSAWRPERPFPVDMAGFAINLKLLRNHPNAAFSWDVSRGFQESAILSQVTTVEQLEPMADNCSKVYVWHTRTEEPILKAEEKLKNRGLRSDMNIEV; via the exons ATGAGTAATTATAATTCTAACTATAAGTTTTTGgacatgtttaataaaaaaaaattagtattttattttggttttttcacattacttattttttggtttattggAATTCGAAGTAGAG atgcatcacaatatcaaattttaaaacaagcatTGGAACACACAAAAGAAGAA ttaaaaatcaaatctataaattacaatattttaaaagaaagatTTGAAAGTATTTGTGATAAATGGCAACCAAACATTCCAGTTATATATGCCATCACACCTACCTACAAAAGACCTGTACAAAAAGCAGAACTAACAAG gttgtCTAACACTTTTCGTCTTGTAAATAATTTCCATTGGATTATTGTTGAAGATTCTGAAATGAAAACATCACTTGTAGCCAATTTgctttataaaagtaatttaaattatacacactTAGCCATAGGAACTCCAGCTGAATGGAAGAGaaaattaaaa gaACCTAAATGGAAGAAACCTAGAGGAGTTAAACAAcgaaacaaagcgttagaatgGTTAAGAAGTAACAGAGCTAATAAAAATGATGAagggataattttttttgctgATGATGATAACACATATAGTgttgatttatttaatgaa atgcGAACTATAAAAGGGGTTGGTGTTTGGCCAGTTGGTCTTGTTGGTGGTCTTTTAGTAGAAAAaccattaataaatagtaaaggTAAAGTGATTGGTTGGAATAGTGCATGGAGACCAGAACGACCATTTCCTGTTGATATGGCAGGTTTTgccattaatttaaaacttttacgtAATCATCCAAATGCTGCGTTTTCATGGGATGTCAGTCGAGGTTTCCAGGAAAGTGCCATACTTTCACAAGTAACCACTGTAGAACAATTGGAGCCTATGGCAGATAACTGCTCAAAA gtgtATGTTTGGCATACAAGAACTGAAGAACCAATACTAAAAGCagaagaaaaacttaaaaaccgTGGACTACGATCAGACATGAATATTGAAGTTTAA
- the LOC100159562 gene encoding galactosylgalactosylxylosylprotein 3-beta-glucuronosyltransferase I isoform X2 translates to MLLKIKSINYNILKERFESICDKWQPNIPVIYAITPTYKRPVQKAELTRLSNTFRLVNNFHWIIVEDSEMKTSLVANLLYKSNLNYTHLAIGTPAEWKRKLKEPKWKKPRGVKQRNKALEWLRSNRANKNDEGIIFFADDDNTYSVDLFNEMRTIKGVGVWPVGLVGGLLVEKPLINSKGKVIGWNSAWRPERPFPVDMAGFAINLKLLRNHPNAAFSWDVSRGFQESAILSQVTTVEQLEPMADNCSKVYVWHTRTEEPILKAEEKLKNRGLRSDMNIEV, encoded by the exons ATGCTt ttaaaaatcaaatctataaattacaatattttaaaagaaagatTTGAAAGTATTTGTGATAAATGGCAACCAAACATTCCAGTTATATATGCCATCACACCTACCTACAAAAGACCTGTACAAAAAGCAGAACTAACAAG gttgtCTAACACTTTTCGTCTTGTAAATAATTTCCATTGGATTATTGTTGAAGATTCTGAAATGAAAACATCACTTGTAGCCAATTTgctttataaaagtaatttaaattatacacactTAGCCATAGGAACTCCAGCTGAATGGAAGAGaaaattaaaa gaACCTAAATGGAAGAAACCTAGAGGAGTTAAACAAcgaaacaaagcgttagaatgGTTAAGAAGTAACAGAGCTAATAAAAATGATGAagggataattttttttgctgATGATGATAACACATATAGTgttgatttatttaatgaa atgcGAACTATAAAAGGGGTTGGTGTTTGGCCAGTTGGTCTTGTTGGTGGTCTTTTAGTAGAAAAaccattaataaatagtaaaggTAAAGTGATTGGTTGGAATAGTGCATGGAGACCAGAACGACCATTTCCTGTTGATATGGCAGGTTTTgccattaatttaaaacttttacgtAATCATCCAAATGCTGCGTTTTCATGGGATGTCAGTCGAGGTTTCCAGGAAAGTGCCATACTTTCACAAGTAACCACTGTAGAACAATTGGAGCCTATGGCAGATAACTGCTCAAAA gtgtATGTTTGGCATACAAGAACTGAAGAACCAATACTAAAAGCagaagaaaaacttaaaaaccgTGGACTACGATCAGACATGAATATTGAAGTTTAA